AAGCAGCGGGACCGAGATAAGACTCAGGGTTCCACCAGTAACTAGGGCAGGATGTGctacagcaagcacacaatatACATTCGTACATCCCATCAAGCTTGGCCCTATCTTTCTTACTCTGCAAAACCTCTTTCCCTTTGGTCTCCGGCGGGTTCTTCCTCTTCAGCCACGGCTCGATACTCTTGTACTGGTTGTAGAAGTTGGTCATATCCACCACCAAGTCCTTGATCACGAACATGTGCGGCAGCGGCGTGATCGTCGAGGCCGACGATCCGGACTCGATCTTCGTGAGGCACGCGAGGCCGTTGCAGCCGTCGATGTTCATGGCGCAGGACCCGCAGATCCCCTCGCGGCACGATCGACGGAACGTGAGCGTGGGGTCCACCTCGTTCTTGATCTTGATTAAGGCGTCGAGGACCATGGGCCCGCAGTCCTTGAGGTCGATCTGGTAGTCCTGGAGCTCCGGCTTCGTCGGGTTTTCCGGGGTCCAGCGGTAGATCGAGAAGGTCTTGAGCGACGTGGAGGCGCGTGCCTTTTGTTCGACTTGCTGAGCTTCGGCCTCGCTTGCGTGAGCTCGGGCGCGTGTGAATCGAGATAAGGCGGAGGCGCGTGGGAGTGCCCTCCTTAACATGGCCGTCGCCATTGTTGCGGTTTAGccgaacagagagagagagagagagatgggagtGAGTTTTGTAGTAGgttggtttgttttgtttgtttgtttgggggAGTTGGAAGATGACGGGGTTGTAGGTAAAATGACGAATATGGGTTATATATAGGGAGGGTTTAAGGGTATTGTGTGGAGGTGATTATGGACACGAATGGGGGCTAATTTGGGGATCAGGAAAACTTCTGAGGTAATATGATCAGTTTCTACTTTCCATCCTTTTGCCAAATTAGTGGTAACTTTATTTATTCTTTGGTCTCTCTAACTCatctgagaggtgctacgtccacaacatttttacaatacttttacaacaaatcataggtggttagttgttattggttcaaatttgaacctaacactaagattacttttttgccccaacaataacaaccaataacatcctgccacttaggatttgttgtaaaaatattgtaaaaatattgtggacatatcatttctctatctATATATAGGGTTTAATTTTGTTCCTAAACTCAAGTTATGTTTTTAGACGAAGACACGCGGATCGAATTTCAATTTTTCCACCTGTATATAtgttaaaaagaatatatgctAATTGCATAAGTTAATTCATgtcaagtttatcaaaaaagttaatttatgtCAATTGTTAAACATAGTTGGATGGACGTTGTTATACTTTTTCACTTAACCCTTtgtaaaatacttagtattctaaaaaaaaaaaaaagtcaaaattatatatattattttcttgtttatgtgttctaataaatattaatgtttcctacaaaaaaaaatcacatgcatcatttttttttaattggttagAAATATTACTAAATAAGAGTCATGCCCTCTCTCTTACCATGACTCAAATTGAGGCTCcccatttttcatgcatatgcatggggaaGTACCATCCGACTAAATTCAACCAATAAGTATTTGTTtggaaataatttatttagttttttgctaaaagtgtgTTAAAGTATActtttactttgaaaaagtgaggtttaaaaaaatttgtacattaaaaagcaaaaaactagCTTGCGCATTCACAGCAATGGTGGTAAAATCATTCAAAAGCTATTTTAGCCCTTCAAATCACATAAAGCATCCTACATCAATGTTGTTATACCTAAATCGTTTTTAACTCTTAGCTActgtaaaattgttatttataaCAGCCTATTGTAGCAActcttacttattttttattgccttttattctctctctctctctctctctctctctctctctctctctctctctctctctctctcgtgtcTTGACCTCTtggttttcttctctttctcaaagTCTAAGACAAATGATGAAGATAATCAGCAGCTGGTCAAATCTGTGTAGCGATGACGCAACGATGATAGGTTAGTCGTGGTGGGTttgctctctttctttctatcgTTCTCTTTTCTAGATTGAATTTTTGTTGATATGATGTTTTTCGTTTTTTGGCTATGTTTTGGTTGATCTGGTGGGTTTTAGTTGAGGCGGTTGGGATGGTGGGTTGTGGGTTGTGGGTTGCTAGGTTTTGGTTATGGTGGTTTGGATGGTCGATGGTGGCTGTTTGTGATGGTTGGTTGTGGGCTTTGTGGAGGTGGTGAGTGATGGGTTGTCAGGGTGGTtgcattagagagagagagagagagagagagagagagagatgaatagTTTTTAGCTATGATGTAAAAAATAGAACCTTTGATATTTGGTGTATTCTACAATgagataataaaatagataaatttttttttgagttgttaagaactaaattttttagcaccactacTGTAAATGCTAAACTAGTCCCAATTACACACATGTATACcgtaaacttttttttgtgtggagaaaaTAAACTTTAATATCTTAAGTCTTTAGAAATCTTATAACTtaatagtattattattatttcttttaatggAGAGAGTTTTGATTCAAATCCCCACATCCTCCTTgttgtaaataaaaaagaatcaagTATATCTTAAGTCTCAAATTCAAGATCTTTTACTACACCAATATTTGAGCCATgaattatttctttaaaaacacTATGAAGTACTAactagttgagttacaagactcCTAGTCATTACATGAATTTCTTGAGCATCAGAGTATGTATATTTGTAACTTGctcataaaaaaatacttttttgtttttaaaataaattttaatttataaagtaATTATTCCctcctgaaaaaagaaaaagaaaaaacggaAGTAAGAGTAAATATTGAaccaatttcttaattttatgtatattaaattaaaaacacataATTCAAAGGAAAATTGAATTATGAAACTTAAATTTAGCATCAAAATGATACTATTTATTTTCGTTGGGGACTTGCCGTGGATTGCTTGGTCTTTGGGAGTTAATGTGTGTGATGTGGAGGACTTTGAGCCATTGGTCAAAGTAGCGGTAGCGTGGTTTGCTTATGGAGCAGTAGTTTGATGATGCTTTAGCCGTTGCTTTTCCTGTTTCTATAAATGCTCTTCTCCCAAATAGTCAAATACAAAGGTCGGCCCGTGTCTACCACGAACGCTCGGTTCAGTGATCGCCACGTGGAAGAATATGAACGGAGATGGGTTTACCCATTGTGGTCAACTGTTTTGGTGAAGTTTTGAGCCCAATTTGGCCAGAATTTAACTTTTTATGGGAAGCGAAATGATAGGTGCACGTTGTTttgataacaaattttaagttataGGATACtaaataaaaaggtaattttAGTTgtgagtttaaattaaaaaattaataaaagcttATCACTCaaagtgtgtttgtttggaagtAAAATAGAGTGGatgaaaaattttggagagaaaataggaaatttttttttttagagtgtgtttggttggatggagaggaagaaaaataaatgataggCTCAAGTGTTTTCTCTTCTGGCCCATCAAAATTTTTTCCCTCCAAATTGGAAAGAAAACTGTGGAGAGAAGCTTACTAACAGGAACTGCCCAAAAATGCCCCTCACCTTTTTCTTTgctaacttttttctttctttgtttcagGTTCACgttgtttcatgatttttttttcatcccacttttatcttttgtttttatctctTCTTTCCATAGTTTattttccccccctttttttttcactgttaCCAACATGCACGTTCacgttgttttgtttttttttaatctcacttttttctttttctttattttgtttttatcactttcctttctttcttttttttcaccaGTTTTTTTATGATCTAACTTGtgcctttaaaataataatttaaaaaaatgaaatgtccataca
This genomic stretch from Castanea sativa cultivar Marrone di Chiusa Pesio chromosome 1, ASM4071231v1 harbors:
- the LOC142610914 gene encoding succinate dehydrogenase [ubiquinone] iron-sulfur subunit 2, mitochondrial, which encodes MATAMLRRALPRASALSRFTRARAHASEAEAQQVEQKARASTSLKTFSIYRWTPENPTKPELQDYQIDLKDCGPMVLDALIKIKNEVDPTLTFRRSCREGICGSCAMNIDGCNGLACLTKIESGSSASTITPLPHMFVIKDLVVDMTNFYNQYKSIEPWLKRKNPPETKGKEVLQSKKDRAKLDGMYECILCACCSTSCPSYWWNPESYLGPAALLHANRWISDSRDEYTQERLDAINDEFKLYRCHTILNCARACPKGLNPGKQITHIKGLQLSGPSTV